One stretch of Leadbetterella byssophila DSM 17132 DNA includes these proteins:
- a CDS encoding sugar-binding protein has product MIKYCWVLVFLCACSKSAPVPDLPEPPPVPTYQWVGQERVFGFYNQYRYSYCPSVVKDGSGFTHMFFCGNPEQTIMVDNIYHVKWQEGQALTEAKSVLQPGVLGSWDDHHTCDPSVVQGDFSMGGERYTYAMFYLTNPYSAYYNEVGVAFSNSLDGDSWVKYPKQIVSKPWTYEGDELLPNGGKSWGVGQPSAFTLDKKGKVILTYTVGDIQGTRIEWAELDLSDMDKFQKRNGNRMVQNGLVNIGYTGQDYTCNSDFAVDIEKNKIVMVRPVQPHPSTYPAFLNESLEVNYMDLSDFMAGSGKWEVMLRISPYMTGFARNHNAGLERNGFGEISKWEEPTVYFTVSKAAPEVSAGTTTHAEWTYHIYRGKIVKQ; this is encoded by the coding sequence ATGATAAAGTATTGTTGGGTTCTCGTTTTCTTATGCGCTTGTTCGAAAAGTGCGCCGGTTCCAGACCTTCCTGAACCTCCTCCCGTGCCTACTTATCAATGGGTAGGTCAAGAAAGGGTTTTTGGGTTTTATAATCAATATAGGTATTCCTATTGTCCCAGCGTTGTGAAAGATGGAAGCGGTTTTACCCATATGTTTTTCTGTGGCAATCCGGAACAAACCATTATGGTAGATAATATCTACCATGTAAAGTGGCAGGAAGGTCAAGCCTTGACAGAAGCGAAAAGTGTACTGCAGCCTGGTGTTCTAGGCTCATGGGATGATCACCATACTTGTGACCCTAGTGTCGTTCAAGGCGATTTTTCAATGGGGGGAGAAAGATATACCTACGCCATGTTCTATCTGACAAATCCTTATTCCGCCTACTATAATGAAGTGGGCGTGGCCTTTTCCAATAGCTTGGATGGGGATTCCTGGGTTAAGTATCCAAAGCAAATTGTTAGCAAACCCTGGACCTATGAAGGAGATGAATTACTGCCTAATGGGGGGAAATCCTGGGGAGTAGGACAGCCGTCTGCATTCACATTGGATAAGAAGGGCAAAGTTATTCTTACTTATACGGTGGGGGATATCCAAGGTACACGCATAGAGTGGGCTGAGTTGGATCTAAGTGATATGGATAAGTTCCAGAAGAGAAATGGAAATAGAATGGTGCAAAATGGCCTAGTAAACATAGGATATACCGGTCAAGATTATACCTGCAACTCTGATTTTGCGGTTGACATAGAAAAGAATAAAATAGTTATGGTGCGACCCGTTCAGCCCCATCCGTCCACTTATCCTGCATTTTTGAATGAAAGTCTAGAGGTGAACTATATGGACTTATCAGATTTTATGGCCGGGAGTGGAAAATGGGAAGTTATGCTAAGGATCTCTCCCTACATGACAGGCTTTGCTAGAAATCATAATGCAGGTTTAGAGAGAAATGGTTTCGGAGAAATCAGTAAGTGGGAAGAGCCTACCGTCTACTTTACGGTTAGTAAAGCTGCTCCAGAAGTTAGCGCGGGCACCACTACCCATGCGGAATGGACTTACCATATTTATAGAGGAAAGATAGTCAAACAATAG
- a CDS encoding HAD family hydrolase → MPIAAVIFDMDGVLVDSEKYWSEAEEVVFGELGVDVKPEYRKITQILTAPEVIHFWYEKSPWTGVSFDEVEQRVIRYVQSCIVRDDCETPGAAAFIRKLKTEGYLLGLGTNSPLPLAKIVLQKLEVEDCFSAVVTADQVSKGKPDPEIYQLVADRLQINPSECLVIEDSFYGMEAAKAAGMQVAAYLPQQSPSSVQVDYFLRSFDPPQFFVSSVPEKIFQLTAL, encoded by the coding sequence ATGCCCATTGCTGCGGTCATCTTTGATATGGATGGAGTCTTAGTAGATTCTGAAAAATACTGGTCGGAAGCAGAAGAAGTGGTGTTTGGGGAATTAGGAGTAGACGTTAAGCCTGAATACAGAAAGATCACCCAAATCCTCACCGCCCCTGAAGTCATACATTTTTGGTACGAAAAATCACCCTGGACAGGAGTGAGTTTTGACGAAGTGGAACAAAGGGTCATCCGATATGTTCAATCCTGTATAGTGAGAGATGATTGTGAAACACCCGGTGCTGCTGCTTTTATTCGAAAGCTTAAAACGGAGGGATATCTCTTAGGTTTGGGTACAAATTCCCCCCTTCCCTTAGCCAAAATAGTTCTTCAGAAATTGGAAGTTGAGGATTGTTTTAGTGCCGTAGTAACGGCAGATCAAGTAAGTAAAGGGAAGCCAGATCCGGAAATCTATCAATTGGTAGCTGATCGCCTTCAAATAAATCCCTCTGAGTGCTTGGTCATAGAAGACTCTTTTTACGGAATGGAGGCAGCAAAAGCGGCAGGCATGCAGGTGGCTGCCTACCTACCGCAACAAAGTCCATCATCCGTTCAGGTAGATTACTTTTTAAGAAGTTTTGATCCACCTCAATTTTTTGTAAGCTCCGTCCCAGAAAAGATATTCCAACTCACAGCCTTGTAG
- a CDS encoding TenA family protein → MNWFEEADKSSAAILEKIYNHPFIQDLQSGTLDKDIFQYYMEQDAVYLKGFAKVLQKIAENLPNEKDTFSYAKFSENAIAAEQSLHSNYITHKEIQAQPACHHYLLFLQHHLSQLENALAAVLPCFVVYEKVGNYILKHTDLEGHPYASWIQLYGGEEFSLSVQEAIRITNQYAHLNGSMKEIYLQGCELEYLFWDGAYKKLRWIKTS, encoded by the coding sequence ATGAACTGGTTTGAAGAAGCTGATAAATCCTCAGCAGCTATTCTAGAAAAAATATATAATCATCCCTTTATTCAGGACTTACAATCCGGGACTTTGGATAAAGATATTTTCCAATATTACATGGAGCAAGATGCGGTGTACTTGAAAGGTTTTGCTAAAGTACTTCAAAAGATAGCGGAAAATTTACCGAATGAAAAAGATACTTTTTCCTATGCTAAATTCTCTGAGAATGCCATAGCCGCAGAACAGTCTCTACATAGCAATTATATCACCCATAAAGAAATTCAAGCTCAACCTGCTTGCCATCACTATTTACTATTCCTGCAGCATCACTTGAGTCAATTAGAAAACGCTCTGGCAGCGGTACTACCCTGTTTTGTGGTTTATGAAAAGGTGGGAAATTACATATTAAAGCATACGGATCTAGAAGGGCATCCATACGCTTCGTGGATACAATTATACGGGGGAGAAGAATTCTCCTTAAGCGTACAGGAGGCCATCAGAATTACCAATCAATACGCCCATTTAAATGGATCCATGAAGGAAATATATCTACAAGGCTGTGAGTTGGAATATCTTTTCTGGGACGGAGCTTACAAAAAATTGAGGTGGATCAAAACTTCTTAA
- the thiD gene encoding bifunctional hydroxymethylpyrimidine kinase/phosphomethylpyrimidine kinase — protein MKKYYSVLSIAGFDGSGGAGIQADIKTISALGAYATTVLTALPVQNTTGVKSIHPIPEEVVANQLDCISEDIPPMAIKIGMVHTPALARVIGDWLKNNPKVPVVFDPVMVASSGDHLIEEETIESIKEHILPFATVLTPNMDEAAILAQKSVKTREEMHSAASYILNQYSFALLMKGGHLDTETLTSYLYLRPNQYVAYDFPKIETRNTHGSGCSLSSALATYLAFGETIENATKKAQDYVHQAILNGKDISTGKGHGPLNHLFNPQKMKIYELV, from the coding sequence ATGAAGAAATACTATTCTGTCCTTAGCATAGCTGGTTTTGATGGAAGTGGAGGAGCCGGAATTCAGGCTGATATTAAAACCATATCAGCCCTAGGAGCTTATGCCACTACGGTATTAACTGCTCTACCCGTCCAAAACACCACAGGCGTAAAGTCGATTCACCCTATACCGGAGGAGGTGGTGGCAAATCAACTTGACTGTATCTCTGAAGATATCCCACCCATGGCCATTAAAATAGGCATGGTGCATACACCTGCATTAGCAAGGGTGATCGGAGACTGGTTGAAAAATAACCCAAAAGTTCCTGTGGTCTTTGATCCTGTTATGGTAGCCAGTAGTGGGGATCATCTGATTGAGGAAGAAACCATTGAAAGCATCAAGGAGCATATCTTACCCTTTGCTACTGTGCTTACTCCTAATATGGATGAGGCCGCCATTTTGGCACAAAAATCTGTAAAGACCAGAGAAGAAATGCATTCCGCTGCAAGCTACATCCTAAATCAATACTCCTTTGCTTTGCTCATGAAAGGTGGTCATTTGGATACCGAAACATTGACCAGCTACCTTTATTTAAGGCCAAATCAGTACGTGGCCTATGACTTCCCAAAGATTGAAACAAGGAATACACATGGCTCAGGATGCAGCTTATCATCAGCCTTGGCAACTTATCTCGCTTTTGGTGAAACTATAGAAAATGCCACAAAAAAGGCCCAAGACTATGTACATCAAGCCATACTTAATGGAAAAGATATAAGCACAGGAAAAGGTCATGGACCATTAAATCATCTCTTTAATCCTCAAAAAATGAAAATCTATGAACTGGTTTGA
- the thiE gene encoding thiamine phosphate synthase, translated as MQLYLVISQDACGSRDFLEVAKEAILGGVDIIQLREKKLQEEEFLYRAQALHKITQLHKIPLVINDNLNVALEVGAEGVHVGLNDMPPVQVRKKWKGMMGWSIEYLDQLTSPEIHAVDYIAASPVFSTPTKEDTVTEWGIEGIKKIKSLSKLPLVAIGGVNIKNARKILEAGADSLAVVSAICQAKDPKGAAYQLKSFFNP; from the coding sequence ATGCAGTTATACCTGGTAATTTCCCAAGATGCTTGTGGCTCTCGGGATTTCCTAGAAGTGGCGAAGGAAGCCATTTTGGGTGGTGTAGACATCATCCAACTAAGAGAAAAGAAACTCCAGGAGGAAGAGTTCCTATACCGAGCACAAGCCTTACATAAAATCACTCAATTGCACAAGATACCATTGGTCATCAATGATAACCTAAATGTGGCATTAGAAGTAGGCGCAGAGGGAGTGCATGTGGGACTAAACGATATGCCCCCAGTACAAGTCAGAAAAAAATGGAAAGGAATGATGGGTTGGTCCATAGAATACTTAGACCAATTAACTAGTCCTGAAATCCATGCCGTGGACTACATAGCAGCAAGCCCTGTCTTTTCTACTCCTACTAAAGAAGATACAGTAACAGAATGGGGAATTGAGGGGATTAAAAAGATCAAATCATTATCTAAACTCCCCTTAGTAGCCATTGGTGGTGTAAACATAAAAAATGCAAGAAAGATATTAGAAGCCGGAGCGGATAGTCTGGCCGTAGTATCTGCCATTTGTCAAGCAAAAGATCCCAAAGGGGCCGCTTACCAACTTAAATCTTTCTTTAACCCATGA
- the thiM gene encoding hydroxyethylthiazole kinase encodes MKLWKHIEHLRNTAPLVHNITNFVVMNNSANALLAIGASPIMAHAKEEVPEMVKISNALVINIGTLDPTFIEGMLLAAKTAHELGKPWILDPVGAGVSHLRNSTIQKLLEYHPTVIRGNASEVVAVSSATGIKSKGVDSSMNSSDAVESGKELHKNLGTIVCISGATDYLISKGQIFEIQNGDPMMTKVTGLGCSLSAVLGAVLGASGADPEAIASVVAYFGISGELAKGLGPGSLQVQLLDHLYSIDQSTFENRLKICSYTW; translated from the coding sequence ATGAAGCTCTGGAAACACATCGAACATCTCAGAAACACGGCACCCTTGGTGCACAACATCACTAATTTCGTGGTCATGAATAACTCTGCCAATGCACTTTTGGCTATTGGCGCATCTCCCATCATGGCCCATGCTAAAGAAGAAGTACCGGAGATGGTAAAGATCTCCAATGCCTTGGTGATCAACATTGGCACCTTAGACCCTACTTTCATAGAAGGAATGTTACTTGCGGCAAAGACAGCGCATGAACTGGGAAAGCCTTGGATCCTGGATCCGGTAGGTGCGGGTGTGTCCCACTTAAGAAATTCCACCATCCAAAAATTATTGGAATACCATCCTACTGTGATTCGGGGAAATGCATCAGAAGTAGTAGCCGTTTCTTCTGCCACAGGAATAAAAAGCAAGGGGGTAGACAGCAGCATGAACAGTTCAGATGCTGTAGAAAGTGGGAAGGAACTGCATAAAAATCTCGGTACCATCGTGTGTATATCCGGCGCCACAGATTACCTCATTTCTAAAGGTCAAATCTTTGAGATCCAAAACGGAGATCCCATGATGACAAAGGTTACAGGCTTGGGATGTAGCCTAAGCGCTGTACTAGGAGCCGTACTCGGCGCTTCAGGTGCAGACCCGGAAGCCATCGCCTCAGTTGTAGCCTACTTTGGAATATCTGGAGAGCTGGCCAAAGGATTAGGACCTGGCTCTTTGCAGGTTCAGCTTTTAGATCATCTCTATTCTATAGATCAATCCACCTTTGAAAATAGACTTAAGATATGCAGTTATACCTGGTAA